A genomic window from Candidatus Denitrolinea symbiosum includes:
- a CDS encoding major facilitator superfamily (MSF) transporter, whose amino-acid sequence MSEKRTGYRAFVIVVFFLFVLLHQTDKLLIGSMQLPVSETFGLNDLQWGFINTGALIVGTIFYPLWGYLYDRYARAKLLALASFIWGATTWLSAVVRTYPQFLVTRSSTGIDDSSYPGLYSLAADYFGPKLRGRVYGILQLAQPIGYLLGMILALMVAPNLDGLIFRLEGWRTIFLFTGLLGIAMAAVIYFGIKEAPRGQAEEEFEGQEIGQFRFNWDALKDVMKKKTMWFVFLQGFAGVFPWNVITFFFFGYLMTERGYDNNAVLLTMGPVVLILAGGYFVGGMLGDWLFKRTLKGRIIVSSVGVILGALFLFLAMNTPVDQRTTFFILMCLTALFMPFSSPNVTSTVFDISLPEIRSSAQAVEYFIENSGAALAPTLAGAIAFSTGSKQFAITVVCVTAWVLCFFLYLGALFFVERDIKSLHAQLAERAKNL is encoded by the coding sequence ATGTCCGAGAAAAGAACTGGCTACCGCGCGTTCGTGATCGTTGTGTTCTTTCTGTTCGTCCTTCTGCACCAGACCGACAAATTGCTGATCGGCTCCATGCAATTGCCGGTGAGCGAGACGTTCGGGCTGAACGACCTGCAATGGGGATTTATCAATACGGGCGCCCTGATCGTGGGGACGATCTTCTATCCCCTCTGGGGTTATCTATATGACCGCTACGCCCGCGCCAAACTGCTGGCGCTGGCCTCGTTCATCTGGGGCGCGACCACGTGGCTCAGCGCCGTCGTGCGAACGTATCCGCAGTTCCTGGTGACGCGTTCATCCACCGGCATTGACGATTCGTCCTACCCCGGCCTCTACAGCCTGGCGGCGGACTACTTCGGGCCGAAGCTGCGCGGCCGCGTCTATGGCATCCTGCAACTGGCGCAGCCCATCGGCTACCTGCTCGGCATGATCCTGGCTTTGATGGTCGCGCCGAATCTCGACGGGCTGATCTTCCGTCTCGAAGGCTGGCGGACGATCTTCCTCTTTACCGGCCTGCTGGGAATCGCGATGGCCGCCGTCATCTACTTTGGCATCAAGGAAGCGCCGCGCGGCCAGGCCGAGGAGGAGTTCGAAGGCCAGGAGATCGGCCAGTTCCGCTTCAACTGGGACGCGCTCAAAGACGTGATGAAGAAGAAGACCATGTGGTTCGTCTTCCTGCAAGGCTTCGCGGGCGTCTTCCCGTGGAACGTCATCACCTTCTTCTTCTTCGGCTACCTGATGACCGAGCGCGGCTACGACAACAACGCGGTCCTCCTCACGATGGGCCCCGTCGTGCTGATCCTGGCGGGCGGCTACTTCGTCGGCGGCATGTTGGGCGACTGGCTCTTCAAGCGCACGCTTAAAGGCCGCATCATCGTCTCGAGTGTGGGCGTCATCCTCGGCGCGCTCTTCCTGTTCCTCGCCATGAACACGCCCGTTGACCAGCGGACCACGTTCTTTATCCTGATGTGTCTCACCGCTTTGTTCATGCCGTTCTCCTCGCCCAACGTCACCTCCACCGTGTTCGACATCAGCCTGCCCGAGATCCGCAGTTCGGCGCAGGCCGTGGAATACTTCATCGAAAACAGCGGCGCGGCACTCGCTCCCACGTTGGCGGGCGCCATCGCATTCTCCACGGGCAGCAAGCAGTTCGCCATCACGGTGGTCTGCGTTACGGCCTGGGTCTTGTGTTTCTTCCTGTACCTCGGCGCGCTCTTCTTCGTGGAGCGCGACATCAAATCCCTGCACGCGCAACTGGCCGAACGCGCAAAGAATTTGTAG
- a CDS encoding 5'/3'-nucleotidase SurE yields the protein MKKPQILLTNDDGIQSPGLWAAAEALSALGYVTVAAPREQSSGMGRSLPSTSSGVITPESLVVHGQTWTVYAVSGSPAQAVLHAILEIMPQRPDLVVSGINYGENIGTGVTVSGTVGAALEAAALGVRSLAVSLETQQQYHLSYSREIDFAAAAQFTAKFARFLLDNSLPEDVNLLKVEVPSDATAETPWEMTRLTRQRYYDPLKPERDSWDVPAPVGYREALRLEKEPDGTDAFVVRKKRRVSVTPLSLDLTSRVDLAALERSMRE from the coding sequence ATGAAGAAACCGCAAATCCTCCTGACAAACGACGACGGCATCCAATCGCCCGGGCTGTGGGCCGCGGCCGAAGCGCTCTCGGCCCTGGGATACGTGACCGTCGCCGCGCCCCGCGAACAATCTTCGGGGATGGGGCGCAGCCTCCCCTCGACCTCGAGCGGCGTCATCACCCCCGAATCGCTCGTCGTCCACGGCCAAACCTGGACCGTCTACGCGGTGAGCGGGAGCCCGGCGCAGGCCGTGCTGCACGCCATCTTGGAGATCATGCCGCAGCGTCCCGACCTGGTCGTTTCGGGGATCAACTACGGGGAGAACATCGGCACGGGCGTCACCGTCTCAGGGACGGTGGGCGCGGCCCTGGAAGCCGCCGCGCTGGGCGTGCGGTCGCTGGCCGTCTCGCTGGAGACGCAGCAGCAGTATCACCTTTCCTACTCGCGCGAGATCGACTTCGCCGCGGCCGCGCAGTTCACCGCGAAGTTCGCCCGCTTTCTGCTGGACAATTCCCTGCCCGAAGACGTGAACCTGCTGAAGGTGGAAGTGCCTTCGGACGCGACCGCCGAGACGCCCTGGGAGATGACCCGTCTTACGCGCCAGCGTTACTATGACCCGCTCAAACCTGAGCGCGATTCGTGGGACGTCCCCGCGCCGGTGGGATATCGCGAGGCCCTCCGCCTCGAAAAGGAACCCGACGGCACCGACGCTTTTGTGGTGCGGAAGAAGCGCCGCGTGTCCGTCACGCCGCTCAGTCTCGACCTGACCTCGCGCGTGGACCTCGCCGCGCTGGAACGCTCCATGCGGGAATAG
- a CDS encoding 30S ribosomal protein S1, which yields MESNEALNGQGAANLHTDQNESHNNQSMETLLEESSGVELPQAGEVRRGVIASIGPNQILVSIGAKSEGLVSGRELEALSAEERAALAVGQEVPVYVLSPEDNNGNVVLSFKRAQEQMTWENVERMLSEEEVIESKVTGFNKGGLIVAVGGLRGFVPASQIGAARRAAAVGETPEQRWGRMINDPISVRIVEVDRERRRLILSERAAGSESRQSVKERVISELEIGRTYTGRVTSLAEFGAFVNINGADGLVHLSEISWEHIQHPSEALEVGQEVKVKVINVDREKRRIGLSIRQLQEDPWQAKISKFSVGQLVEGVITRLTKFGAFARIEGDLEGLIHISEVSDHRIDHPKEVLKDGDVKTLRIIRIDTDQHRIGLSLRKVDSGAFADKDFKLLMAEEKKAEEASALPVEEETPAPVESEEAPAPPVEKETSAPPEEPQA from the coding sequence ATGGAATCAAATGAAGCCCTCAATGGGCAGGGGGCCGCAAACCTGCACACAGACCAGAACGAATCCCACAACAACCAGAGCATGGAGACGTTGTTAGAGGAATCTTCGGGCGTTGAACTGCCTCAGGCGGGGGAGGTCCGTCGCGGCGTAATTGCAAGCATCGGTCCGAACCAGATCCTTGTCAGCATCGGCGCCAAGTCTGAAGGCCTCGTCTCTGGGCGTGAACTGGAAGCGCTTTCCGCGGAGGAACGCGCCGCCCTCGCCGTCGGCCAGGAAGTGCCGGTCTACGTGCTCAGCCCCGAAGATAACAACGGCAACGTCGTGCTTTCGTTCAAGCGCGCCCAGGAGCAAATGACCTGGGAAAACGTGGAACGCATGCTCTCTGAAGAAGAAGTCATCGAAAGTAAAGTCACCGGCTTCAACAAGGGCGGCCTGATCGTCGCCGTCGGCGGACTGCGCGGCTTCGTCCCCGCCTCGCAGATCGGCGCGGCGCGGCGCGCCGCCGCCGTGGGCGAGACGCCCGAACAGCGCTGGGGCAGGATGATCAACGATCCCATCTCCGTCCGCATCGTGGAAGTGGACCGCGAACGCCGCCGCCTCATCCTCTCTGAACGCGCCGCCGGCTCCGAATCGCGCCAGTCCGTCAAGGAACGCGTCATCTCCGAACTGGAGATCGGCAGGACCTATACCGGCCGCGTCACCAGCCTGGCCGAGTTTGGCGCCTTCGTCAACATCAACGGCGCGGACGGCCTCGTCCACCTTTCCGAGATTTCCTGGGAACACATCCAGCATCCAAGCGAAGCGCTCGAGGTGGGGCAGGAAGTCAAAGTCAAAGTCATCAATGTGGACCGCGAAAAGAGACGCATCGGGCTGTCCATCCGCCAATTGCAGGAAGACCCCTGGCAGGCCAAGATCTCCAAATTCAGCGTCGGGCAGCTCGTCGAGGGCGTCATCACCCGCCTCACCAAATTCGGCGCGTTCGCCCGCATCGAGGGCGACCTCGAAGGCCTCATCCACATCTCCGAGGTCAGCGACCACCGCATTGACCATCCCAAGGAAGTCCTCAAAGACGGCGACGTCAAGACCCTGCGCATCATCCGCATAGACACCGACCAGCACCGCATCGGCCTCAGCCTCCGCAAAGTGGACTCGGGCGCCTTCGCCGACAAGGACTTTAAACTCCTGATGGCCGAGGAGAAAAAAGCGGAGGAAGCCTCCGCCCTGCCCGTAGAAGAGGAAACTCCCGCGCCGGTTGAGAGTGAAGAGGCTCCTGCCCCGCCCGTAGAGAAAGAAACCTCCGCCCCGCCCGAGGAACCGCAAGCCTGA
- a CDS encoding peptidase M19 family: protein MHIIVDAHEDLAWNILSFGRDYTRAARDTRALEAGSPAVEQNGDTLLGWPDYQRGRVAVVFATLFASPARRRVSEDEKLFYPDSDFAAARRLYWDQLTTYHRLVDSHPDRFSLIASRADLKRILDRWHSPADAHPVGLIPLMEGADGVRSPSELAEWWDFGVRLIGPAWAGTRFCGGTREPGPLTDEGRALLRAMSDFPFTLDLSHMDEAAALEALDFYDGPIVASHGNCLALLEGSESNRHLSDRLLRGLIERGGVIGLIPFNAFLKVGWSLAGGSRREEVPLAVLADHIDHVCQIAGNARHAGIGSDFDGGFGLQSVPPEIDTVADLQKLADLLRPRGYSDADVEAILGGNWLHYLQENLP from the coding sequence ATGCACATCATCGTTGACGCCCACGAAGACCTGGCCTGGAACATCCTCTCCTTCGGCCGCGACTACACCCGCGCCGCCCGCGACACGCGCGCCCTCGAAGCCGGTTCCCCCGCCGTCGAACAAAACGGCGACACCCTGCTCGGCTGGCCCGACTACCAGCGCGGCCGCGTCGCCGTCGTCTTCGCCACCCTTTTCGCCTCGCCCGCGCGCCGGCGCGTGAGCGAGGACGAAAAACTCTTCTACCCCGACTCGGACTTCGCCGCCGCCCGCCGCCTCTACTGGGACCAACTGACGACCTACCACCGACTCGTCGATTCCCACCCCGACCGCTTCTCCCTCATCGCCTCCCGCGCGGACTTGAAGCGGATCCTCGACCGCTGGCATTCCCCCGCCGACGCGCATCCCGTCGGCCTCATCCCGCTGATGGAGGGCGCGGACGGCGTCCGCAGCCCCTCCGAACTGGCCGAGTGGTGGGACTTCGGCGTGCGCCTCATCGGTCCCGCCTGGGCGGGGACGCGTTTCTGCGGCGGGACGCGCGAACCCGGCCCCCTCACCGACGAGGGCCGCGCCCTGCTCCGGGCCATGTCCGACTTCCCGTTCACGCTCGACCTCAGTCACATGGACGAAGCCGCCGCGCTGGAAGCCCTCGACTTCTACGACGGCCCGATCGTCGCCTCGCACGGGAATTGCCTCGCGTTGCTCGAAGGCAGCGAAAGCAACCGTCACCTCTCCGACCGCCTCCTGCGCGGCCTGATCGAACGCGGCGGCGTAATCGGCCTCATCCCATTCAACGCCTTTCTCAAAGTTGGGTGGTCGCTCGCCGGCGGAAGCCGCCGCGAGGAAGTCCCGCTCGCGGTCCTCGCCGACCACATTGATCACGTCTGCCAGATCGCCGGCAATGCCCGTCACGCGGGCATCGGCTCCGACTTCGACGGTGGATTTGGGTTACAATCCGTCCCGCCAGAGATAGACACCGTCGCCGATTTACAAAAACTGGCCGATCTCCTCCGGCCGCGTGGATACAGCGACGCCGACGTGGAAGCCATCCTCGGCGGCAACTGGCTCCATTATTTGCAGGAGAACCTGCCCTGA
- a CDS encoding 2-hydroxyhepta-2,4-diene-1,7-dioate isomerase, with protein MRFVRFQIGEERPQFGWLHGDKVGRIEGDLFGAYKRLTADIPLKDVRLLAPSTPSKIVCVGRNYVEHAKEHGAEVPKIPLIFFKPPSSIIAPGEAIQLPPQSAQVEHEAEAVIVVGKRGRNITAEAARDFVLGYTVGNDVTARDLQQTDGQWTRAKGFDTFCPFGPWIDTDFDLADALITCRVNGQMRQLASTRDMVFGVGVLVAYVSSVMTLEPGDLIFTGTPAGVSPLQPGDTVEAEIEGLGLLSNPVRSAD; from the coding sequence ATGCGATTCGTTCGTTTTCAAATCGGGGAAGAACGGCCGCAATTCGGCTGGCTGCACGGCGACAAAGTTGGCCGCATCGAAGGCGACCTGTTCGGCGCGTACAAACGCTTGACCGCCGACATTCCCCTCAAGGATGTCCGCCTGCTGGCGCCGTCCACGCCGAGCAAGATCGTTTGCGTGGGACGCAACTACGTGGAACACGCCAAAGAACACGGCGCCGAGGTCCCGAAAATCCCGCTGATTTTTTTCAAGCCGCCGTCTTCGATCATCGCGCCGGGCGAGGCCATCCAACTTCCGCCGCAGTCCGCGCAGGTGGAACACGAAGCGGAAGCGGTGATCGTCGTCGGCAAACGCGGACGAAACATCACCGCCGAGGCCGCGCGCGACTTTGTGCTGGGCTACACCGTCGGCAACGACGTCACCGCCCGCGACCTGCAGCAGACCGACGGTCAGTGGACGCGCGCCAAGGGCTTCGACACGTTCTGTCCCTTCGGCCCCTGGATCGACACCGACTTCGACCTGGCGGACGCGCTGATCACCTGCCGCGTCAACGGGCAGATGCGCCAGCTGGCCTCCACCCGCGACATGGTCTTCGGCGTCGGCGTGCTGGTGGCCTACGTCTCCTCGGTGATGACGCTGGAGCCAGGCGACCTGATCTTCACCGGCACGCCGGCCGGCGTGAGTCCGCTCCAACCCGGCGATACGGTGGAGGCGGAGATCGAAGGGCTGGGTCTGTTGAGCAACCCGGTGCGGAGCGCCGACTGA
- a CDS encoding inositol monophosphatase translates to MNQPTLADIESLARAAGKILRDGYDQEHDIQFKGVIDLVTEIDRQSEAFLLDEISRRWRESRVLAEESGESGDGRLRWYVDPLDGTVNYAHGVPIFCVSIACAWDGTTRLAAVYDPMRDEMFSAERGRGSRLNGRPLRVSRAAELQQSLLVTGFPYDTWTAKVNNLEYFGRFARQAQGVRRLGSAALDLCYVAAARFDGYWELTLKPWDVAAGGLIAEEAGALVTDLQGGADYLSPPQSVLAAGRALHEKMLDVLRAP, encoded by the coding sequence ATGAATCAACCCACCCTTGCCGACATCGAATCCCTCGCCCGCGCTGCGGGCAAAATCCTGCGCGACGGCTACGACCAGGAACACGACATTCAATTCAAAGGCGTGATAGACCTCGTCACCGAGATTGACCGTCAATCCGAAGCCTTCCTGCTGGACGAGATCTCGCGCCGCTGGCGCGAAAGCCGCGTCCTCGCGGAGGAAAGCGGCGAAAGCGGGGACGGCCGCCTGCGCTGGTACGTGGACCCGCTCGACGGAACCGTCAACTACGCCCACGGCGTGCCCATCTTCTGCGTGTCCATCGCCTGCGCCTGGGACGGGACCACGCGCCTCGCGGCGGTCTACGACCCGATGCGCGACGAAATGTTCAGCGCCGAACGAGGACGCGGCTCCCGCCTGAACGGCCGACCGCTGCGCGTCTCGCGCGCCGCCGAACTTCAACAGTCCCTGCTCGTGACGGGCTTCCCCTACGACACCTGGACGGCCAAAGTCAACAACCTCGAATACTTCGGACGCTTCGCGCGTCAGGCGCAGGGGGTTCGCCGCCTCGGTTCGGCCGCCCTCGACCTCTGCTACGTGGCCGCCGCCCGCTTCGACGGCTACTGGGAACTGACCCTCAAACCCTGGGACGTGGCCGCGGGCGGGCTGATCGCCGAGGAGGCTGGGGCGCTCGTCACCGACCTGCAGGGCGGCGCGGACTACCTCTCCCCGCCTCAATCCGTCCTGGCGGCTGGGCGCGCCCTGCACGAGAAGATGCTCGACGTTCTGCGCGCGCCATAG
- a CDS encoding sulfotransferase family protein translates to MTNQPLLVTGAHRTGTTWVGKMLSAGGYAYVSEPLNVLHRPGVMGAPVRRWYQYITRENEAECLPAFQKTLALRYGLSAELKSLRSRKDFLRMGRDLGIFLRGRIARQPALLKDPFAVFSIPWFVERLDCRVVVTVRHPAAFASSLKKLNWPFDFKDLLDQPLLMRDHLEPFRADMERTRPDDILGQAALLWRMVYRVVHEYAARDSSIVIARHEDLSRDPVAGFARVFESLGLAYPAQVQETIRKSSSGENPVELSSRKVHSVKLDSRANLENWKKRLSADEAARVRELTEDAASLFYADVKWE, encoded by the coding sequence ATGACCAACCAACCCCTTCTCGTCACTGGCGCGCACCGCACTGGCACAACCTGGGTCGGCAAGATGCTGTCCGCGGGCGGATATGCCTACGTCAGCGAGCCGCTCAATGTGTTGCATCGGCCCGGGGTGATGGGCGCGCCCGTCCGCAGGTGGTATCAGTACATCACGCGCGAAAACGAAGCCGAGTGCCTCCCCGCGTTTCAAAAGACTCTCGCGCTTCGGTATGGATTGTCCGCCGAGTTGAAATCGCTCCGCTCGCGGAAAGACTTCCTCCGCATGGGACGCGACCTCGGCATCTTCCTGCGTGGGCGGATCGCGCGCCAGCCCGCGCTGCTCAAAGACCCGTTCGCGGTCTTCTCCATCCCGTGGTTTGTCGAACGCCTGGACTGCCGCGTCGTCGTGACTGTCCGCCATCCCGCCGCGTTTGCCAGCAGTCTCAAAAAATTGAACTGGCCCTTCGACTTCAAAGACCTGCTCGATCAGCCCCTGTTGATGCGCGACCATCTCGAACCCTTCCGCGCGGACATGGAGCGGACGCGTCCCGATGACATTCTCGGCCAGGCCGCGCTGCTGTGGCGGATGGTCTACCGCGTCGTCCATGAGTACGCGGCGCGGGATTCGTCCATCGTCATCGCGCGGCACGAGGACTTGTCGCGCGATCCCGTCGCGGGATTCGCGCGGGTGTTTGAGTCGCTCGGGTTGGCGTACCCCGCTCAAGTCCAGGAAACGATCCGAAAGTCGTCGAGCGGAGAGAATCCCGTCGAGTTGTCGAGTCGCAAAGTCCACTCCGTCAAATTGGACAGCCGCGCCAATCTCGAAAATTGGAAGAAGCGTTTGAGCGCGGACGAGGCCGCGCGCGTCCGCGAGTTGACCGAGGACGCCGCCAGCCTTTTTTACGCCGACGTGAAATGGGAGTGA
- a CDS encoding glycosyltransferase, producing MKPAALPTVSIVTPSFNQARFLEAAIQSALSQDYPRIEYIIVDGGSTDGSLDIIQKYADRLAWWVSEKDRGQTDAINKGFARASGQIFAWINSDDTYEPRAVGQAVRFLLDHPEVGMVYADCNYINEQGRVIGKFPAAQTDLPRLRRGYVHIPQQTMFFRAELWKQVGPLDPSFYFAMDYDLWTRIAARAELRYLAGQTWANFRIHASGKTVAADDRCWPEMLRVHYRDGGSFFSPIVAKYYVRKLIAPLWNWRFRKRLGV from the coding sequence ATGAAGCCTGCCGCGTTGCCCACCGTTTCGATTGTGACGCCGTCGTTCAACCAGGCGCGGTTTTTGGAAGCCGCGATCCAGTCGGCGCTTTCGCAGGATTATCCGCGCATCGAATACATTATTGTGGACGGCGGCTCGACGGACGGCTCGCTGGACATTATCCAAAAATACGCCGACCGACTCGCCTGGTGGGTGAGCGAAAAAGACCGCGGGCAGACCGACGCGATCAACAAGGGATTCGCGCGCGCGTCGGGACAGATCTTCGCGTGGATCAATTCGGACGATACGTACGAGCCGCGCGCTGTGGGACAGGCTGTGCGGTTTTTGCTGGATCATCCCGAAGTGGGCATGGTCTACGCGGACTGCAACTACATCAACGAGCAGGGACGCGTCATCGGCAAATTCCCCGCCGCGCAGACGGACCTGCCGCGCCTGCGCCGCGGCTACGTCCATATCCCGCAGCAGACGATGTTCTTCCGCGCCGAGTTGTGGAAGCAGGTTGGTCCGCTCGACCCGTCGTTCTATTTCGCGATGGACTATGATCTGTGGACGCGCATCGCCGCGCGCGCCGAGCTGCGCTATCTCGCGGGGCAGACGTGGGCGAATTTCCGCATCCACGCCTCGGGCAAGACCGTCGCCGCCGACGACCGCTGCTGGCCCGAGATGCTGCGCGTCCACTACCGCGACGGCGGCTCGTTCTTCTCGCCCATCGTGGCGAAGTATTACGTCCGCAAACTCATCGCCCCGCTGTGGAACTGGAGATTCAGAAAAAGGCTTGGCGTATAA